The Phycisphaerae bacterium DNA segment GCTGGGCCTCACGAATCGCGGCACGGGGACGGCCTTGAATGTCGTCGTGATCGACACCCTGCCCGCCGGCGTGGAGTTCATCAGCGCGGACAACGACGCGCAGCGTGAAGGCAGCAACGTAGTCTGGCGCCTGGGCAACCTCGACGCCGGCCAGAGCCGGACGCTGAAGATCAACGTCCGCTGCAACCAGATCACGACGGTGCGCAACGTGGCGAAAGTCACCTACTGCGCCGAGGCGCAGGCGATGTGCGAGTTCCCGGTGAAAGGCGTCGCGGCGATCCTGCTGGAGTGCGTGGACGATCCTGATCCGATCGAAGTCAACGGCCAGATGACCTACACGATTACCGTCACGAACCAGGGCTCCGAGACGGGCACGAACATCGCGCTGGAGTGCGTGCTCCCCGCCGAGGAGGAGTTCGTGAAGGCCGGCGGCGCCACCGAAGGCAAGGCGGATGCCAAGACGGTCAAGTTTGCCCCGCTGCCGACCCTGGCGCCGAAGGCGAAGGCCGTCTGGACCGTGACGGTCAAGGGTGTGAAGGAAGGCGATGCCCGTTTCCGCGTCAACCTGACCAGCGATCAGATTGCTGAGCCGGTCATGGAGACCGAGAGCACGCATATCTACTAGACCGCCGACGCGTTACGGAGCGCCCGCGGGTCCGCCCGCGCGTCCCCGTCGCCGCTGGCGCCCCCCGTGGCAAAGCACGTGGGTTGCGCTATTCATTTGCGTCGCGCGCCGTGCCTCTGCGATCACGCCGAGGCACGGCGCGTGAGCTTTTTAGCCGGGGGCGCTCCAGTCGCCCAGTCGCTGTCCAACCTGTCTTACGGCGGGCAGTCGCAGTCGCCGTTGCTCAGGCAGTTCACGAACCAGTTGATGTCCTGGAAGCCGGTGCCGCCGTCGCAGTTCATATCGCCCGCGAGAATGTCGCAGTCCGGGTAGTTCTGCATGTACGTATCCGGGTTGCTCAGCGCCAACACGAACGGGTTGATGTCGGCGAAGCTCACGAGCCCGTCACAGTTCAGATCGCCGCGCAGC contains these protein-coding regions:
- a CDS encoding DUF11 domain-containing protein; translation: MKLRRTLALGTIVLLAVQFAAAQTEQPATGAPHLELTKKCPNLRYVGRDATFELGLTNRGTGTALNVVVIDTLPAGVEFISADNDAQREGSNVVWRLGNLDAGQSRTLKINVRCNQITTVRNVAKVTYCAEAQAMCEFPVKGVAAILLECVDDPDPIEVNGQMTYTITVTNQGSETGTNIALECVLPAEEEFVKAGGATEGKADAKTVKFAPLPTLAPKAKAVWTVTVKGVKEGDARFRVNLTSDQIAEPVMETESTHIY